CGCCATGATCGCAAGAAATATTGCCCCTGGTCTTACAAGGGATTTTGCATCTAAATACTGGCCCCAAATTGACGAAAAAATATGGAAAGATGAAAAGTCAAAGGCCTATGCAGAAATAAACGTAGATGTGAGGCCTGAAATATATGCTTCCGATATGGATCCGAAGGCCATAGAAACGGCAAAGCATAATTCCCGTCTTGCAGGGGTTGATGATAGTATTTTCTTCGATACCAGAAAGTTCGATTCCCAAACCCCTGCCCCTGGAGATTACGGCGTCATGATTTCAAACCCTCCCTACGGGGAAAGAATAGGAACCTTAGAGGAAATGAAAGAAATTCATAAGAATTTAGGTTTATTCCTAAAGCGAAATCCTTCATGGTCCTTATATGTAATCACTTCAAATGAAGAATTTGAAAAACAATTAGGAAAAAAGGCCGATAAGAAAAGAAAGCTTTTTAACGGAAATGTTAAAACAGACTATTATCAATATTTTGGTCCAAGGCCTCCTAAAAATGATACTATATAGTAAATTAAACCAACAAAAAAGCCCCTAAACGGGGCTTTTATATATTATGAATCCTTCTATAATCTTTTTTAAATGCAGAAAGGATATCGCCTAAAACAAGCTGGTAATCTCTTGTTTTGCCTTGAGCTTTTTTTATTTTGGCATGCTCTAGCAATGCCCTTTTGTTATTTTTATCAAGGTTTAAAGCCTTTGTTATGGCACCGCTTGCTTTTGTAAGCTCATAATTATGCCTGTGATATTTCGCCAAGAGCACCCAAAGCTCACAATTATCCTTATTGCCGAAGACAATGGCCTTTTCAAGGCTTTTTACTGCGGCGCCGTAATCAGTGAATACGGCATGGATATTGGCTTGGCTGATATAAAAATCTGCATCTTTTTCTTTGATATTTTCCAATACATCCAAGGCTTCTTTGTATTTTCTAAGTTTAACATAGGCCTTTGAAAGACTGTAATAATATTCCGGCTTGTATTCTGCTTCCGCCGCCATTTTATAATAATTAATGGCTTCGGAAGGATTGTTGCTTTCAAAGCAAAGCCTTCCATAAAGGAAATTAACGATGGAATTATCGCTTATTCTTCCTGCCTTATTAAGATAAACAAAGGCCTTCTCAAAATTTCCGCTTAAAATAAGGGATTCAGCGTAGTTAATCAATACACTGAAATTTTCCTTATCTATTTCATAGGCTCTTTTAAGAAAGGCGGCCGCTTCTGCAAAATTTTGAGTATGCATAAGACAAATGCCGGCATTATTTAAAACCTT
This is a stretch of genomic DNA from Anaeropeptidivorans aminofermentans. It encodes these proteins:
- a CDS encoding tetratricopeptide repeat protein, whose protein sequence is MPAEILYCISQSEIKTPYTFHLTNIKVYSFEEALYHSYNYWIESFEDFISDEFIEWVRDVLGEKYLASKISNLKTIESSSDRLLAFLSLTDYYDRAQLAALRVELKEWEHRLEWERLKDMGDYLFKKGDAEKAFIYYKKALSYGDNIKVLNNAGICLMHTQNFAEAAAFLKRAYEIDKENFSVLINYAESLILSGNFEKAFVYLNKAGRISDNSIVNFLYGRLCFESNNPSEAINYYKMAAEAEYKPEYYYSLSKAYVKLRKYKEALDVLENIKEKDADFYISQANIHAVFTDYGAAVKSLEKAIVFGNKDNCELWVLLAKYHRHNYELTKASGAITKALNLDKNNKRALLEHAKIKKAQGKTRDYQLVLGDILSAFKKDYRRIHNI